DNA from Ancylothrix sp. D3o:
AACTCTTGAATTTCTTTATTTAAAGTTTTTATATCTTCAACTAATTCGGTAACATTGCGCGGTGTAAAAAATGACATTTGCTGTAATTCTGTCATGTTAAGCAACTCCTGATTTGCATGGCCGGGCCTTTAATGATATAATCAATTTTCCATTTTACTATAAAGTAGAGCTTGTTCTTTATTATTTGCTTTTTTACGCAGTACCTTCCTTAATGAGCTCCTATGCTGGTTATAATAAATAGGCGTTCAGCTTACTTGCTTTCTTGCGAAACAACACGAATCTCCGAGAAAATAAAATTTTTGAATTGGAGAAAGAGTGATGTAATTCAAGAGGTACGGAAAAACAATTATACCAGCTTCCGTGAGATTATATGTCAGAACCAAACTCATCCTCCTCTGAGGCAAACCAGCGACTTGATGATGTACTTGAGCCTTACTTCGGTGAAAATTATCGTGACAAGTGTTATTTAGGCTTAATGTTGGAGCAGGGGCAGCGAAAAATGGTACAAATTAATGTCCCCGCCCACGACTTACCTATTCTTTTGCAAGCAAAACCCTCCACTGGTAATGATCCTGACTCAGGCAAAAATCGCCCAGTCGTAAAAGGCCATTCTGAAGAAATTAAAAACTATATCCTTAAAAAAGCTAGAAACAATAAACCTTGGATTTTAGGAACACTCACAGCAAATATCAATCCCACCAAAATCAAGATAATCGAATTAGGGAGAGGAATTTGTTTTGTAGCTATTCCTCGCGGTGTTAAGTTAGATATTACGGATGGGCAGCATCGTCAACGTGCCATCTGGGATCTAATCGAAAGTCCTGAAAGTGAGCTAATAGGTAATAATGATTTTCCAATTACTCTAGTTTTAGAGTCTGACTTTAACCAGTGCCAAGCTGACTTTCGAGATATGGCACAAACCCGTGCCCTCGATAAATCACTGCTCTTATCATTTGGTGAATTTGAAGGAAGAGTTGGAATTCTCAAAAAAGTAATCGATCAAGTTCCTATGTTTCAGGATAAAACAGAAAAAATTAAGGCTACCCCTGACAGTAAGAAGAAGTTAATTTATACTATTAATTATCTAGCTAAAGCCATTAGTTGTGCTTTTGAAAATGAGCCGGATAATGAGTTAAAAAACTACGATGTTACTAACTCATCAGAAGCATTAATTAATTGCTTTAATCAATTTTTTTCAGAATGCAACCAGACCCGATATATTTTTGAGACTCAGTTTGAAACATTGAAAGTCGAGGATGTTGCTAAATTCCAAGAAAACTGTCTTTTAGGTAGAAGTGTGGGTTTAGAAATTTTAGGGAAATTACTACACTACACCTATGAGCCAGAAACTAATAATTTTATTCCTGAAGAAGTTTCACAACTTGCTCAACTTAATTGGTTAAGAGATAGCGAAGTGTGGGAGGGAAATGTGGTTTTGTGTAATATTGATCCTAGTACAAACAAGAAGTCTTACAAAATCACCGCCAGTGCAAGTGCTGTAAGAATAGCAGTAAATAAAGCAAAATCAAAGCTAGGATGGCGCTAAACTTTTAGCAAGGGTATTGAAAAGTTTTAAAACCTTCAATACCCTAACTAAACAACCCCCAAACACTCCAAAATATACCCCCGTAAAAACTCCAAACTCTGACGAGAACTAGAAACCCCACCCCTACCAACAACAACCCCCTGCAAAAGAGGATTAGAAACCGACCAATCAACAGCAGACAAACCCGACAAAGACCCCTCCCAACTATCAGGAAACCGGCCCAACAAAACCGAACCAACCTCACCCAAAGCAGCCAAACCAACTCCATGACAATGCACAAAATCTCGACGCACCTCAAAAGCCGAAATCTTCCGCTGCAAAACCAACTCCCAATCAGGAATTAAACCACAAACCGCCTGCCAAAAATTCACAGCCAAATCAACCCTGCGGCCCACATCAACCCCCTGAAAATTTACCAACAAACTCATCGTACCACCATAAATACCCCTCAGCGTAAATAATTTACCAGAACGCACCGGCACTCTATCCCTTTCCAACTCCGTCAACTCCCGAAAAACCCGCACTTCCTTAACAACTTCCCGCACAACTTTCGCCATACTATCCCGCGTATCATAAAGCATATTTAACGACGTCTCCGGCACCACAGCAAAACGATTTAGATCCGCAAACATTTGTTGACAGCGTTGCAAACCAATATCCAAAAAAAACACCACCGCCACCGTCTCATATCCCAACTCAGGATTTTCTTTCAAAGCCAATTCAAAAGCAGCCCGGCGATGTTTGCCATCATTAATAATAAACCTCGCATCCATTGGCACCCGAAGCCGGCCAAGTTTCCGCAACTCCGCCTCATTTCCCACCGGCTCAAATTGAATTTCTGCATCAATAGAAACCGTCATCGCCGAAAAAATATAGCTTTTAGGATTATTAAGAATATACCCGCCTATTTCCCGCACCCGTTGTTTATTCAGACTACGAGAAGCCCGCAACATTGGCGAAATTTCTTCATCATCCAAAGGAAACAATTTCGGCAAAACTCGCAACGGACACATGGAAATATAATACTCGCGTCCCGCCTGTATTCCGCGAATCACCGGCAACACATATTCAAAAGTAGATTGCATTAACATGGGAATTGGGGATTGTTTAGAGTGGGGTAAATGGGGCTGGTTAGACCCCAATAAAGCAATAACTTGGACTAATTTTGCTCTTTTTCTAACTCCCTTGAAATTTCTCGAACTCGCTCAATATCTAGCTCAACAATTTCTGCAATAGATTCCACAGAATCACCTCGGCGTAACATATTTTTGACAATTTTTAAGTTTTTTTGATCTTCCACTTGAGCAGTAACCTCTGCCGAAATTTCTTGATACAAACGAGTTTGTTTAA
Protein-coding regions in this window:
- a CDS encoding DNA sulfur modification protein DndB — protein: MSEPNSSSSEANQRLDDVLEPYFGENYRDKCYLGLMLEQGQRKMVQINVPAHDLPILLQAKPSTGNDPDSGKNRPVVKGHSEEIKNYILKKARNNKPWILGTLTANINPTKIKIIELGRGICFVAIPRGVKLDITDGQHRQRAIWDLIESPESELIGNNDFPITLVLESDFNQCQADFRDMAQTRALDKSLLLSFGEFEGRVGILKKVIDQVPMFQDKTEKIKATPDSKKKLIYTINYLAKAISCAFENEPDNELKNYDVTNSSEALINCFNQFFSECNQTRYIFETQFETLKVEDVAKFQENCLLGRSVGLEILGKLLHYTYEPETNNFIPEEVSQLAQLNWLRDSEVWEGNVVLCNIDPSTNKKSYKITASASAVRIAVNKAKSKLGWR
- the dndB gene encoding DNA sulfur modification protein DndB, which produces MLMQSTFEYVLPVIRGIQAGREYYISMCPLRVLPKLFPLDDEEISPMLRASRSLNKQRVREIGGYILNNPKSYIFSAMTVSIDAEIQFEPVGNEAELRKLGRLRVPMDARFIINDGKHRRAAFELALKENPELGYETVAVVFFLDIGLQRCQQMFADLNRFAVVPETSLNMLYDTRDSMAKVVREVVKEVRVFRELTELERDRVPVRSGKLFTLRGIYGGTMSLLVNFQGVDVGRRVDLAVNFWQAVCGLIPDWELVLQRKISAFEVRRDFVHCHGVGLAALGEVGSVLLGRFPDSWEGSLSGLSAVDWSVSNPLLQGVVVGRGGVSSSRQSLEFLRGYILECLGVV